In Streptomyces sp. SN-593, a single genomic region encodes these proteins:
- a CDS encoding LCP family protein, with translation MVAGLNGAINRVDAFGGIQDRPGGSKGTNFLLVGTDGRDGLSAQEKKQYHLGGAPCHCTDTIMLVHLSQDRQRASVVSIPRDTYVQLPDVGPAAVLAERRGTVPPHGRATATATPTSAGGRPLVPTHPAKINEAYADGGPKLTVSTVEKLTGVHIDHYLEVDFVSFMKTVDVLGGVPVCTTRPLKDSYSGLDLPVGTTTLDGGQALQYVRSRHIDADSDLGRMRRQQQFVSQVIHKITSGGTLTNPVKLEKVTGTVLGSVRADEGLRPTDLISLARSMKSFTSDSSEYASVPLSSLNYNVPGVGSTVRWDTAGAGRLWAAIRADQPLTARRASPGASADSSGSAPASPSPAAAKVDVAPGGISVTVANATGVSGLAGTAQKALRATGFATPGLPTTADRHAEHTTIRYDPRWDRSVRTLAAALPGARLVQAKGQGPVMQVTLGMDFKGRTVRPVTARAPQPAQPTRTAGTGDPVGC, from the coding sequence ATGGTGGCCGGGCTGAACGGCGCGATCAACCGGGTGGACGCCTTCGGCGGCATCCAGGACCGCCCGGGGGGCAGCAAGGGCACCAACTTCCTGCTGGTCGGCACCGACGGCCGGGACGGGCTGAGCGCGCAGGAGAAGAAGCAGTACCACCTCGGCGGGGCGCCCTGCCACTGCACCGACACGATCATGCTGGTGCACCTCTCGCAGGACCGGCAGCGCGCGAGCGTGGTGTCCATCCCGCGCGACACCTACGTGCAGTTGCCGGACGTCGGCCCGGCGGCCGTGCTGGCCGAGCGGCGGGGCACCGTACCGCCCCATGGCAGGGCGACCGCGACCGCGACCCCCACCTCGGCGGGCGGCCGGCCACTGGTCCCGACCCACCCGGCGAAGATCAACGAGGCGTACGCCGACGGCGGCCCCAAACTCACCGTCAGCACCGTCGAGAAGCTGACCGGCGTCCACATCGACCACTACCTGGAGGTCGACTTCGTCAGCTTCATGAAGACCGTGGACGTGCTCGGCGGCGTCCCGGTGTGCACCACCCGCCCGCTCAAGGACTCCTACAGCGGGCTGGACCTGCCGGTGGGCACCACGACCCTCGACGGCGGCCAGGCCCTGCAGTACGTGCGCTCCCGGCACATCGACGCCGACTCCGACCTCGGACGGATGCGGCGCCAGCAGCAGTTCGTCTCCCAGGTCATCCACAAGATCACCTCCGGCGGCACCCTGACGAACCCGGTGAAGCTGGAGAAGGTGACGGGCACGGTGCTCGGCTCGGTCCGCGCGGACGAGGGGCTGCGGCCGACCGACCTGATCTCGCTGGCCCGCAGCATGAAGAGCTTCACGTCCGACTCCTCGGAGTACGCGTCGGTGCCGCTGAGCAGCCTGAACTACAACGTGCCCGGGGTCGGCTCCACGGTGCGGTGGGACACCGCCGGGGCCGGCAGGCTGTGGGCGGCGATCCGAGCCGACCAGCCGCTGACCGCCCGCCGCGCCTCGCCGGGGGCGTCGGCCGACTCCTCGGGGTCCGCGCCAGCCTCCCCCTCCCCCGCGGCCGCCAAGGTCGATGTCGCCCCCGGCGGGATCAGTGTCACCGTCGCGAACGCCACCGGCGTCAGCGGCCTGGCCGGCACCGCGCAGAAGGCCCTGCGCGCGACCGGCTTCGCCACACCGGGGCTGCCCACCACCGCCGACCGGCACGCCGAGCACACCACCATCCGCTACGACCCCCGGTGGGACCGCTCGGTGAGGACGCTGGCGGCCGCGCTGCCGGGTGCGCGGCTGGTGCAGGCGAAGGGGCAGGGTCCGGTGATGCAGGTCACCCTCGGCATGGACTTCAAGGGCCGCACGGTGCGGCCGGTGACCGCGCGGGCGCCGCAGCCGGCGCAGCCGACCCGGACAGCCGGGACCGGCGACCCGGTGGGCTGCTGA
- a CDS encoding acyl-CoA thioesterase, with amino-acid sequence MSAHDTNLLGTVHGGVVMKLVDDAAGAVAGRHSEGPAVTGAMDEMAFLAPVRVGDLLRVEAQVNWTGRTSMEVGVRVVAERWNQAGPGEQVATAYLVFVAVDAEGRPRCVPPVIPENDRDRGRWQEAQIRRTHRLARRRAILELRRERAAEGLDGRGLDG; translated from the coding sequence ATGAGCGCCCACGACACCAACCTGCTGGGCACCGTGCACGGCGGTGTGGTGATGAAGCTGGTGGACGACGCGGCGGGAGCCGTCGCCGGCCGCCACTCCGAGGGGCCCGCGGTCACCGGCGCCATGGACGAGATGGCCTTCCTCGCCCCCGTCCGGGTCGGCGACCTGCTCAGGGTCGAGGCGCAGGTGAACTGGACGGGCCGGACGTCCATGGAGGTCGGGGTCCGGGTGGTCGCCGAGCGGTGGAACCAGGCGGGCCCCGGCGAGCAGGTGGCGACCGCCTACCTCGTCTTCGTGGCCGTGGACGCCGAGGGCAGGCCGCGGTGCGTGCCGCCGGTGATCCCCGAGAACGACCGGGACCGCGGCCGCTGGCAGGAGGCCCAGATCCGCCGCACCCACCGGCTGGCCCGCCGCCGCGCGATCCTGGAACTGCGCCGCGAGCGGGCCGCGGAGGGCCTGGACGGCCGAGGACTGGACGGCTAG
- a CDS encoding glycosyltransferase family 2 protein: MNAATHSALPAVSVIMPVLNEERHLRNSVRHILEQDYPGELEVVIALGPSADRTDAIAAELVAEDPRVHTVPNPTGRTPAALNAAIKASRHPVVVRVDGHGMLSPNYIATAVRLLDETGAANVGGIMHAEGENDWERAVAAAMTSKIGVGNAAFHTGGTAAPADTVYLGVFRREVLERQGGYNIEFIRAQDWELNYRIREAGHLIWFSPELRVSYRPRPSVRTLAKQYKDYGRWRRVVTRYHRGSVNLRYLAAPAALLANAAGIVVGAALTPWALLVPAAYVAGITAGSLPAGRGLPVGARLRVPLALATMHMCWGFGFLTSPRSLARRVIASRRPAVTDQERTEPADV, from the coding sequence ATGAACGCCGCCACCCATTCCGCGCTCCCGGCCGTCTCCGTGATCATGCCGGTGCTCAACGAGGAGCGCCACCTGCGCAATTCCGTCCGGCACATCCTGGAACAGGACTATCCGGGCGAACTCGAAGTCGTCATCGCGTTGGGCCCGTCCGCGGACCGCACCGACGCGATCGCCGCGGAGCTGGTCGCCGAGGATCCCCGGGTCCACACGGTGCCCAACCCGACCGGCCGCACGCCCGCCGCCCTCAACGCGGCGATCAAGGCGTCCCGGCACCCGGTCGTGGTCCGCGTGGACGGCCACGGCATGCTCTCGCCGAACTACATCGCCACCGCCGTCCGCCTGCTGGACGAGACCGGCGCGGCGAACGTCGGCGGCATCATGCACGCCGAGGGCGAGAACGACTGGGAGCGCGCGGTGGCCGCCGCCATGACGTCGAAGATCGGCGTCGGCAACGCGGCCTTCCACACCGGCGGTACCGCGGCCCCCGCGGACACCGTCTACCTCGGCGTCTTCCGCCGCGAGGTGCTGGAACGGCAGGGCGGCTACAACATCGAGTTCATCCGCGCCCAGGACTGGGAGCTGAACTACCGCATCCGCGAGGCCGGCCACCTGATCTGGTTCTCGCCCGAGCTGCGGGTCTCCTACCGCCCCCGCCCCAGCGTGCGCACCCTGGCCAAGCAGTACAAGGACTACGGCCGCTGGCGCCGCGTGGTGACGCGCTACCACCGCGGCTCGGTGAACCTGCGCTACCTCGCCGCCCCGGCCGCCCTGCTGGCCAACGCCGCCGGCATCGTGGTCGGCGCCGCCCTCACCCCCTGGGCGCTGCTGGTCCCGGCCGCGTACGTGGCCGGCATCACCGCCGGATCGCTGCCGGCCGGCCGCGGGCTGCCGGTCGGCGCCCGGCTGCGCGTCCCGCTCGCGCTGGCCACCATGCACATGTGCTGGGGGTTCGGCTTCCTGACCAGCCCGCGTTCGCTCGCCCGCCGGGTCATCGCCAGCCGCCGCCCCGCGGTCACCGACCAGGAGCGGACCGAGCCGGCCGACGTGTAG